One window of Stenotrophomonas indicatrix genomic DNA carries:
- a CDS encoding ABC transporter transmembrane domain-containing protein codes for MTDKDAPATDPASPPLRRLGSLRTLWPFVRRHSGLFSAWLLALAVSSAATLSLPPAVKQMIDHGFSSGGQINRAFALLMLVAVVLALATAARFYFVSLLGEKVVADLRSRLYAHLIQLGAGFHDRSRSGELVSRLTADSELLRSVVGSTMSVALRSSVTVVGSLAMLFVTSPRLAAWSLLGIPLAVLPIIIGARKLRTIARSSQDRIADANSLASETLGAVRTVQAHAREPYERGRFDHALGDAIRAARRRIGAQSLVTASAILLVFGAIVGVLWLGAHDVIDGRLSAGTLGQFVLYALIGGGSVGALAEVWNELQRASGGMGRIGELLQEDIEIRAPAKPRALPQPLRGEIHFDDVVFNYPQRPDQAALDHFNLHVRPGETVALVGPSGAGKSTVLSMLLRFHDPAAGRIRVDGIDVRDVDPAELRAQLALVPQQPTLFASSARDNIRYGRLEASDAEVEDAARAAEADAFLRALPEGYDSELGERGARLSGGQQQRVAIARALLKDAPILLLDEATSALDAQSEHGVQQALERLMAGRTTVVIAHRLATVLKADRIVVMDHGRIVAEGTHAELLAEGGLYAELARLQFID; via the coding sequence ATGACTGACAAGGACGCACCGGCTACCGATCCGGCTTCCCCGCCGCTGCGCCGCCTCGGCAGCCTGCGCACGCTGTGGCCGTTCGTGCGCCGCCACAGCGGCTTGTTCAGCGCCTGGCTGCTGGCCCTGGCCGTTTCTTCGGCGGCGACCCTGAGCCTGCCACCGGCCGTGAAGCAGATGATCGACCACGGCTTCAGTAGCGGTGGCCAGATCAACCGTGCCTTTGCGCTGCTGATGCTGGTCGCGGTGGTGCTGGCGTTGGCGACGGCCGCGCGTTTCTACTTTGTTTCGTTGCTCGGCGAGAAGGTCGTGGCGGATCTGCGCAGCCGCCTGTACGCGCACCTGATACAGCTCGGCGCCGGCTTCCACGACCGCAGCCGCAGCGGCGAACTGGTTTCGCGCCTGACCGCCGACAGTGAACTGCTGCGCAGCGTGGTCGGCTCGACCATGTCCGTGGCGCTGCGCAGCAGCGTCACCGTGGTTGGCAGCCTGGCGATGCTGTTCGTCACCAGCCCGCGGTTGGCCGCCTGGTCACTGCTCGGCATCCCGCTGGCGGTGCTGCCAATCATCATCGGCGCGCGCAAGCTGCGCACCATCGCGCGCAGCAGCCAGGACCGCATCGCCGATGCCAACAGCCTGGCCAGCGAAACGCTGGGCGCGGTGCGCACCGTGCAGGCGCATGCGCGCGAGCCCTATGAGCGCGGCCGCTTCGACCATGCGCTGGGCGATGCGATCCGTGCCGCGCGCCGGCGCATCGGCGCGCAATCGCTGGTCACCGCCAGCGCCATCCTGCTGGTGTTCGGCGCGATTGTCGGCGTGTTGTGGCTGGGCGCGCACGACGTCATCGACGGGCGCCTCAGCGCTGGCACCCTGGGCCAGTTCGTGCTGTACGCACTGATCGGCGGCGGCTCGGTGGGTGCGCTGGCCGAAGTGTGGAATGAACTGCAGCGCGCGTCCGGCGGCATGGGCCGCATCGGCGAGCTGCTGCAGGAAGACATCGAGATCCGTGCGCCGGCCAAGCCGCGTGCGCTGCCACAGCCGCTGCGTGGCGAAATCCACTTCGACGACGTGGTGTTCAACTACCCGCAGCGACCGGACCAGGCCGCACTGGACCATTTCAACCTGCACGTGCGACCGGGTGAAACCGTCGCTCTGGTCGGCCCATCAGGCGCCGGCAAGAGCACGGTGCTGTCTATGCTGCTGCGCTTCCACGATCCGGCAGCCGGCCGCATCCGCGTGGACGGCATCGATGTGCGCGACGTCGATCCGGCCGAACTTCGCGCACAGCTCGCGCTGGTGCCGCAGCAACCGACATTGTTTGCTTCCAGCGCACGCGACAACATCCGCTATGGCCGGCTGGAGGCCAGCGACGCCGAGGTCGAAGATGCAGCCCGCGCCGCCGAGGCCGACGCCTTCCTGCGTGCGCTGCCGGAGGGCTACGACAGCGAACTGGGTGAGCGTGGTGCCCGCCTGTCCGGTGGCCAGCAGCAGCGCGTGGCGATCGCCCGTGCCTTGCTGAAGGACGCACCGATCCTGCTGCTCGACGAAGCCACCAGTGCGCTGGACGCGCAGAGCGAACATGGCGTGCAGCAGGCACTGGAACGACTGATGGCCGGGCGCACTACGGTAGTCATCGCCCACCGGTTGGCGACCGTGCTGAAGGCCGACCGCATCGTAGTGATGGACCACGGTCGCATCGTGGCCGAGGGAACGCATGCGGAGCTGTTGGCTGAAGGCGGCCTGTATGCCGAGCTTGCACGCCTGCAGTTCATCGATTGA
- a CDS encoding YigZ family protein, giving the protein MSDTLAQPVSHTLDVKHSRFIAHAAPIEGASAALAFLQDVAVADATHNCWAYRHGQDYRSSDDGEPAGTAGRPILAAIDGQGFDRVMVVVTRWFGGIKLGAGGLVRAYGGAAAECLRTAPRLPLVAMARLQLLAGFEDLGALHAALPAHAAEKRDEQFDANGVRLRVELPADQVDALKIRLRDATRDRIRIQDDPLDD; this is encoded by the coding sequence ATGTCCGATACCCTCGCCCAACCGGTCAGCCACACCCTGGACGTCAAGCACAGCCGCTTCATCGCGCATGCCGCGCCGATCGAAGGTGCGTCTGCTGCACTGGCATTTCTGCAGGACGTGGCCGTGGCCGATGCGACCCACAACTGCTGGGCCTACCGGCACGGCCAGGACTATCGCTCCAGCGACGATGGCGAACCGGCCGGCACCGCAGGCCGGCCGATCCTGGCAGCTATTGATGGCCAGGGATTCGACCGGGTGATGGTGGTGGTCACCCGCTGGTTCGGGGGCATCAAGCTGGGCGCCGGTGGCTTGGTCCGCGCGTACGGCGGCGCCGCTGCCGAATGCCTGCGCACCGCGCCACGCCTGCCGCTGGTCGCGATGGCGCGGCTGCAGCTGCTTGCCGGATTCGAGGACCTGGGCGCGCTGCACGCGGCCCTGCCCGCCCATGCCGCTGAAAAGCGTGATGAACAGTTCGATGCCAACGGGGTGAGATTACGGGTGGAATTGCCCGCAGACCAGGTCGACGCATTGAAAATCCGCCTGCGCGACGCCACCCGTGATCGTATCCGTATCCAAGATGACCCCCTCGATGACTGA
- a CDS encoding RNA polymerase sigma factor produces the protein MLAWAAGDVHAFESLYARHRKRLFGFLLRQLRDTALAEEMFQDVWQRVISARAGWQADAAFSTWLFRIAHNRLNDYWRAARHRPPAPADADLRLAALEDGQTPEAELSEFEQRRRIQLAMEELPAEQREVLQLRLEQELSLEEIGQITGVGRETVKSRLRYAMDKLRAGLNA, from the coding sequence ATGCTGGCCTGGGCCGCCGGTGACGTGCACGCGTTCGAAAGCCTGTATGCACGTCATCGCAAGCGCCTGTTCGGCTTCCTGCTGCGGCAACTGCGCGACACCGCGCTGGCCGAGGAGATGTTCCAGGACGTCTGGCAACGGGTGATCAGCGCGCGGGCAGGCTGGCAGGCCGACGCGGCCTTCAGCACCTGGCTGTTCCGCATCGCCCACAACCGCCTGAACGACTACTGGCGCGCCGCCCGCCATCGCCCCCCTGCACCGGCCGATGCCGATCTGCGCCTGGCCGCGCTGGAGGATGGGCAGACCCCGGAAGCGGAACTGTCCGAATTCGAACAACGTCGCCGCATCCAACTGGCGATGGAAGAGCTGCCCGCAGAACAGCGTGAAGTGCTGCAGCTGCGGCTGGAACAGGAACTGAGCCTGGAGGAGATCGGCCAGATCACCGGCGTTGGCCGGGAAACCGTGAAATCGCGGCTGCGCTATGCGATGGACAAGCTGCGTGCGGGACTGAACGCATGA
- a CDS encoding EAL domain-containing protein, with amino-acid sequence MSTEADRALEASHNEPVLSAALVRALHALLPETAVVRVGWDDPQLGSGQGGWPIGGSGEDVWQPLADHAEGRHGWEYDGARLLLSVHGATPSPAWWGLARQAMELALQRDRQAGQIKALEQAERLQQALFQIADLAGADLEMGEMLRHVHGVLGTLMYAQNCYIVEYDDARRQIRFLYFADQVDDFVADPAQGYDIDQMPRSLTVALLRHGRPLSGPSRELLARVDQEHDPQRGPESLDWLGVPMLRDGRVCGAIVVQSYEHADRYGEAERALLGFVAQHVQTAMDRRQAQVRLEQQVERRTQELQRANSSLQDEVAERRRAEQLQTALYNIAEMAMSADSLAQFYGQVHGVVGRLLDARNFYIALVNADGDGLDFVYSVDEHNASRVPRAFSRGLTEYVVRHRRPLLASRAQIDALLETGEVRESGARSQCWLGVPLLRDDEVVGAIVVQSYTEQIAFSVHDQRLLIFVAQNIGTGLARQRDQQRLRSAHAELEKRVEERTRELGEVNEKLLGQIAERLRAEQRLTHQAMHDALTGLPNRLHLLDRLQDALALARREGGPVFAVLFLDLDRFKLVNDSIGHAAGDRLLVEVAKRIVSMAGDNDVVARLGGDEFAVLLHCPEGLAQALDFGQRLLLALQESMWIAGRELFPSGSLGIALWNPRYRTGEELLRDADAAMYRAKAQGHDRCSIFDEEMREQALRSLDLEADLRRAINNRDFVPFYQPIVRLSDGEVVGHEALLRWKHERRGLLLPGAFLELGEESGLIEQVDWLIYEQVIAGLADGGRGYVSVNVSPRHFRSAEFSGRLYGLLEACNADPRRLRLEITEVALLDDGPHTLHILKGLRERGIQVQLDDFGTGFSALSYLHRFPISTLKIDQSFIAGLHGPEAQSTRALVEGVLSLARTLGIETIGEGIETEAQRDTLFELGCDYGQGYLLGRPAPWTRAAA; translated from the coding sequence TTGTCCACCGAAGCCGACCGCGCGCTGGAAGCGTCCCACAACGAGCCCGTGCTGAGCGCGGCGCTGGTGCGCGCGCTGCATGCGCTGCTGCCGGAAACGGCGGTCGTGCGCGTCGGTTGGGACGATCCGCAGCTCGGCAGCGGGCAGGGCGGTTGGCCGATCGGTGGCAGCGGCGAGGACGTCTGGCAGCCCCTGGCCGACCATGCCGAAGGCCGTCATGGCTGGGAGTACGACGGTGCTCGGCTGCTGCTGTCGGTGCACGGGGCGACACCCTCTCCGGCCTGGTGGGGGCTGGCCCGGCAGGCCATGGAGCTGGCCTTGCAGCGCGACCGCCAGGCGGGTCAGATCAAGGCGCTGGAACAGGCCGAGCGGTTGCAGCAGGCCTTGTTCCAGATTGCCGACCTGGCCGGTGCCGACCTGGAAATGGGCGAGATGCTGCGCCACGTGCATGGCGTGCTGGGCACCCTGATGTATGCGCAGAACTGTTACATCGTCGAGTATGACGATGCCCGCCGGCAGATCCGCTTCCTGTACTTCGCCGACCAGGTCGATGACTTCGTTGCCGATCCTGCACAGGGCTACGACATCGACCAGATGCCGCGCAGCCTGACAGTGGCGTTGCTGCGGCATGGCCGGCCGCTGAGCGGGCCTTCGCGCGAACTGCTGGCGCGGGTAGACCAGGAGCACGATCCGCAGCGCGGCCCGGAAAGCCTGGACTGGCTGGGCGTGCCGATGCTGCGCGATGGCCGCGTGTGCGGTGCGATCGTGGTGCAGAGTTACGAGCACGCCGATCGCTACGGCGAAGCCGAACGGGCGCTGCTGGGTTTTGTTGCCCAGCACGTGCAGACCGCCATGGACCGCCGCCAGGCGCAGGTGCGGCTGGAGCAGCAGGTGGAACGGCGCACGCAGGAGCTGCAGCGCGCCAATTCGAGCCTGCAGGATGAAGTGGCCGAGCGCCGCCGCGCCGAGCAGCTGCAGACCGCGCTGTACAACATCGCCGAAATGGCGATGTCGGCCGACAGCCTGGCGCAGTTCTACGGACAGGTACACGGCGTGGTCGGGCGCTTGCTGGATGCGCGCAATTTCTATATCGCGCTGGTCAATGCCGATGGCGATGGGCTGGATTTCGTCTATTCGGTCGACGAGCACAACGCGAGTCGTGTACCGCGCGCGTTCAGTCGCGGCTTGACCGAGTATGTGGTCCGCCATCGTCGGCCCTTGCTGGCCTCGCGTGCGCAGATCGACGCGCTGCTGGAAACCGGCGAGGTGCGCGAATCCGGCGCACGTTCGCAGTGCTGGCTCGGCGTGCCGTTGCTGCGCGACGACGAAGTGGTCGGCGCGATCGTGGTGCAGAGTTACACCGAGCAGATCGCCTTCAGCGTGCATGACCAGCGCCTGCTGATCTTCGTTGCGCAGAACATCGGTACCGGTCTTGCGCGCCAGCGCGACCAGCAACGACTGCGCTCGGCGCATGCCGAGCTGGAAAAGCGGGTGGAGGAGCGCACCCGCGAACTGGGCGAGGTCAACGAAAAGCTGCTGGGCCAGATCGCCGAGCGCCTGCGCGCCGAGCAGCGACTGACCCACCAGGCCATGCACGACGCGCTGACCGGACTGCCCAATCGCCTGCACCTGCTGGACAGGCTGCAGGATGCGCTGGCGCTGGCCCGGCGCGAAGGTGGCCCGGTGTTCGCGGTGCTGTTCCTGGACCTTGATCGCTTCAAGCTGGTCAACGACAGCATCGGTCACGCCGCCGGCGATCGCCTGCTGGTGGAAGTGGCCAAGCGCATCGTATCCATGGCCGGCGACAACGATGTGGTGGCGCGCCTGGGCGGCGATGAGTTCGCTGTGCTGCTGCACTGTCCGGAGGGCCTGGCACAGGCGCTGGATTTCGGCCAGCGGCTGTTGCTGGCGCTGCAGGAATCGATGTGGATCGCCGGTCGCGAGCTGTTCCCCTCCGGCAGCCTGGGCATCGCCTTGTGGAACCCGCGCTATCGCACCGGCGAGGAACTGCTGCGTGATGCCGATGCGGCGATGTACCGGGCCAAGGCCCAGGGCCACGACCGCTGCTCGATCTTCGATGAGGAGATGCGCGAGCAGGCGCTGCGCAGCCTGGATCTTGAGGCCGACCTGCGGCGGGCGATCAACAACCGTGATTTCGTGCCGTTCTACCAGCCGATCGTGCGCCTGTCCGACGGCGAGGTGGTCGGCCACGAGGCCCTGCTGCGCTGGAAGCACGAGCGCCGTGGCCTGCTGCTGCCAGGCGCGTTTCTGGAACTGGGCGAGGAAAGTGGCCTGATCGAACAGGTCGACTGGCTGATCTATGAGCAGGTCATTGCTGGCCTTGCCGACGGCGGGCGTGGCTATGTGTCGGTCAACGTGTCGCCACGGCATTTCCGCTCCGCCGAGTTCAGCGGGCGGCTGTATGGCTTGCTGGAGGCGTGCAACGCGGACCCGCGGAGGCTGCGCCTGGAGATCACCGAGGTCGCGCTGCTCGACGATGGTCCGCATACGCTGCACATCCTCAAGGGCCTGCGAGAACGCGGCATCCAGGTGCAGCTGGATGATTTCGGCACGGGCTTCTCGGCGCTGTCCTACCTGCACCGTTTCCCGATCAGCACGTTGAAGATCGACCAGAGCTTCATTGCCGGCCTGCACGGCCCGGAGGCGCAGAGCACGCGCGCGCTGGTTGAAGGCGTGCTGTCGCTGGCACGCACGCTGGGCATCGAGACGATCGGCGAGGGCATCGAGACCGAGGCGCAGCGTGACACGCTGTTCGAGCTCGGCTGCGACTACGGCCAGGGCTACCTGCTGGGCCGACCGGCACCGTGGACGCGCGCGGCAGCCTGA
- a CDS encoding TIGR00730 family Rossman fold protein: MKSICVYCGSNAGSKPVYTERAIALGDRIARDGMRLVYGGGNVGLMGTVANAVLAAGGEVTGVIPRQLADWEVAHRGLTELEIVGSMHERKSRMFDLSDGFVALPGGFGTMEEIFEMLTWRQLGIGNKPCAFLDVDGFYAPLIGMIDRMVEERFLHPEQRQDLWYGSDIEEMLTWMKNYQPAQASKWIDEKRRAALR; encoded by the coding sequence ATGAAGTCGATCTGTGTGTACTGCGGTTCCAACGCTGGCAGCAAGCCGGTCTACACCGAACGCGCCATTGCGCTGGGCGATCGCATCGCCCGCGACGGCATGCGCCTTGTGTACGGCGGCGGCAATGTCGGCCTGATGGGCACCGTGGCCAACGCCGTGCTCGCCGCCGGCGGTGAGGTCACCGGTGTGATTCCGCGCCAGCTGGCCGACTGGGAAGTGGCCCATCGCGGCCTGACCGAACTGGAGATCGTCGGTTCGATGCATGAGCGCAAGTCGCGCATGTTCGATCTTTCCGATGGCTTCGTCGCCCTGCCGGGCGGCTTCGGCACGATGGAAGAGATCTTCGAGATGCTGACCTGGCGCCAGCTCGGCATCGGCAACAAGCCCTGCGCGTTTCTTGATGTGGACGGCTTCTACGCACCGCTGATCGGCATGATCGATCGCATGGTGGAAGAGCGCTTCCTGCACCCCGAGCAACGCCAGGACCTGTGGTACGGCTCGGATATCGAGGAAATGCTGACCTGGATGAAGAACTACCAGCCGGCCCAGGCCTCGAAGTGGATCGACGAGAAGCGCCGCGCGGCGCTGCGTTGA
- a CDS encoding aminotransferase class III-fold pyridoxal phosphate-dependent enzyme, giving the protein MSFIERLAPLRAQPGTRLTNGLDDATLTALADNHPQLVAAVDAAAAEFARVQAELGPLLAQDEQAQIDAMQDGFVNFYADDAVTPYVALAARGPWVVTLKGAVLYDAGGYGMLGFGHTPDAVMEAMSRPQVMANIMTPSLSQQRFISALRAEIGHRRGGCPFTRFMCLNSGSEAVGLAARIADVNAKLQTDPGARHAGAAIKRVVIKGSFHGRTDRPALYSDSSRKTYMQHLASYRGEESVITVAPYDEAGLRKVFEDAAHNNWFIEAVFLEPVMGEGDPGRSVPPAFYALARELTRAHGSLLLLDSIQAGLRAHGVLSVVDYPGFEGLDAPDMETYSKALNAAQYPLSVLAVTDHAAQLYRKGIYGNTMTSNPRALDVACATLAQLTPQVRAAIAERGAEAVRKLEQLKNELGGLITKVQGTGLLFSCELAPQFKCYGANSTEEWLRQHGINVIHGGENSLRFTPHFGMDSSELDLLVSMVGRALREGPRREQAAAA; this is encoded by the coding sequence ATGAGCTTCATCGAACGCCTCGCCCCCCTCCGCGCCCAGCCCGGCACCCGCCTCACCAACGGCCTGGATGACGCAACCCTGACCGCCCTCGCCGACAACCACCCGCAGCTGGTTGCCGCGGTCGATGCCGCCGCCGCCGAATTCGCGCGCGTGCAGGCCGAGCTGGGGCCGCTGCTGGCACAGGATGAGCAGGCGCAGATCGATGCCATGCAGGACGGCTTCGTTAATTTCTACGCCGATGATGCGGTAACCCCGTACGTGGCGCTGGCCGCACGCGGCCCGTGGGTGGTCACCCTGAAGGGCGCGGTGCTGTACGACGCCGGTGGCTACGGCATGCTCGGCTTCGGCCACACCCCCGATGCGGTCATGGAAGCGATGTCACGGCCGCAGGTGATGGCCAACATCATGACCCCCAGCCTGTCCCAGCAGCGCTTCATCAGCGCGCTGCGGGCCGAGATCGGCCATCGCCGCGGCGGCTGCCCGTTCACGCGCTTCATGTGCCTGAATTCCGGTTCGGAAGCGGTCGGCCTGGCTGCGCGCATCGCCGACGTCAACGCCAAGCTGCAGACCGACCCGGGCGCCCGCCATGCCGGTGCGGCGATCAAGCGCGTGGTCATCAAAGGCAGCTTCCACGGCCGTACCGACCGCCCGGCGCTGTATTCCGATTCCAGCCGCAAGACCTACATGCAGCACCTTGCCAGCTACCGTGGCGAGGAGTCGGTGATCACCGTCGCGCCGTACGACGAGGCCGGCCTGCGCAAGGTGTTCGAGGATGCCGCGCACAACAACTGGTTCATCGAAGCGGTGTTCCTGGAACCGGTGATGGGCGAAGGTGACCCGGGCCGCTCCGTGCCGCCGGCGTTCTATGCACTGGCGCGCGAACTGACCCGCGCCCACGGCAGCCTGCTGCTGCTGGACTCGATCCAGGCCGGCCTGCGCGCCCACGGTGTGCTGTCGGTGGTCGACTACCCGGGCTTCGAAGGCCTGGATGCGCCGGACATGGAGACCTATTCCAAGGCGCTGAACGCTGCACAGTATCCGCTGTCGGTGCTGGCAGTGACCGATCACGCCGCGCAGCTGTATCGCAAGGGCATCTATGGCAACACCATGACCAGCAACCCGCGTGCGCTGGACGTGGCCTGCGCCACCCTGGCCCAGCTGACCCCGCAGGTCCGCGCGGCGATTGCCGAGCGTGGCGCCGAGGCGGTGCGCAAACTGGAGCAGCTGAAGAACGAGCTGGGCGGCCTGATCACCAAGGTGCAGGGCACCGGCCTGCTGTTCTCCTGCGAGCTTGCGCCGCAGTTCAAGTGCTATGGCGCCAATTCCACCGAGGAATGGCTGCGCCAGCACGGCATCAACGTGATCCACGGCGGCGAGAACTCGCTGCGCTTCACCCCGCACTTCGGCATGGACAGCAGCGAGCTGGACCTGCTGGTGAGCATGGTGGGCCGCGCCCTGCGTGAAGGTCCCCGCCGCGAGCAGGCTGCCGCTGCGTAA
- the queA gene encoding tRNA preQ1(34) S-adenosylmethionine ribosyltransferase-isomerase QueA, which yields MRAIVDLLPSTALKKSDFHYELPAELIAQAPLAERSASRLLLVPPTPTAFTDLQVRDLPSLLQPGDLLVFNDTRVIPARLFGQKASGGRVEILIERLLGGQQARAQVGASKSPKAGSRIALDAGGEAEVLGRDGEFYVLQFHVPESLEQWLLHAGRLPLPPYIQREPGMDDRERYQTVFAREVGAVAAPTAGLHFDEPLLAALKDKGVDFGHVTLHVGAGTFQPVRADDLKDHVMHREWLNVGAELVQQVRRTRAAGGRVIGVGTTVVRALESAMRDGELLPFAGETQIFITPGYRIRSVDAMVTNFHLPESTLLMMISAFAGKERVFEAYQHAIEQRYRFFSYGDAMLLFPQAG from the coding sequence ATGCGCGCCATTGTCGACCTGTTGCCGTCCACTGCCTTGAAGAAGTCCGATTTCCATTACGAACTGCCGGCCGAATTGATCGCCCAGGCTCCTCTGGCCGAACGCTCGGCGAGCCGTCTGTTGCTGGTGCCGCCGACTCCGACAGCCTTCACCGACCTGCAGGTGCGCGACCTTCCATCGCTGCTGCAACCGGGCGACCTGCTGGTGTTCAACGACACCCGGGTGATCCCGGCGCGCCTGTTCGGGCAGAAGGCCAGCGGTGGCCGCGTGGAGATCCTGATCGAGCGCCTGCTCGGCGGCCAGCAGGCGCGAGCGCAGGTCGGAGCGAGCAAGTCGCCCAAGGCCGGCAGCCGCATCGCCCTGGATGCCGGTGGCGAAGCCGAAGTGCTCGGCCGCGACGGCGAGTTCTACGTGTTGCAGTTCCACGTGCCGGAGTCGCTGGAACAGTGGCTGCTGCACGCCGGGCGGCTGCCGTTGCCGCCCTACATCCAGCGCGAGCCGGGCATGGACGACCGTGAGCGCTACCAGACCGTGTTCGCGCGCGAAGTGGGGGCGGTGGCGGCACCGACCGCCGGCCTGCATTTCGACGAACCTTTGCTGGCCGCGCTGAAGGACAAGGGCGTGGATTTCGGCCACGTCACCCTGCACGTGGGCGCAGGCACGTTCCAGCCGGTGCGCGCCGACGACCTGAAGGACCACGTCATGCATCGCGAGTGGCTGAACGTGGGCGCCGAGCTGGTGCAGCAGGTGCGGCGCACGCGTGCGGCCGGTGGCCGGGTGATCGGCGTCGGCACCACCGTGGTGCGCGCGCTGGAAAGCGCGATGCGCGACGGCGAACTGCTGCCGTTCGCTGGCGAAACGCAGATCTTCATCACCCCCGGCTACCGGATCCGCAGCGTGGATGCGATGGTGACCAATTTCCACCTCCCCGAAAGCACGCTGCTGATGATGATCTCGGCCTTCGCCGGCAAAGAGCGGGTGTTCGAGGCCTACCAGCACGCCATCGAGCAGCGCTACCGCTTCTTCAGCTACGGCGACGCGATGCTGCTGTTCCCGCAGGCGGGCTGA
- the tgt gene encoding tRNA guanosine(34) transglycosylase Tgt: protein MSRLQFQLKTRDGRARRGRLTFPRGTVETPAFMPVGTYGSVKGILPDQVRALGAEIILGNTFHLYLRPGLDIIADHGGLHGFCRWDGPILTDSGGFQVFSLAHRRKITEQGVTFASPTDGARVFLGPEESMKIQKVLDSDVVMIFDECTPYPATEDVARRSMELSLRWAQRSRNAHDELGNDAALFGIVQGGVHTDLRSRSAEALQGIGFDGYAIGGLAVGEPEDERNAMLDHLDPELPADRPRYLMGVGRPEDLVEGVARGVDMFDCVMPTRNARNGHYFTSFGTVRIRNSQYARDLDPIEPGCGCVACAGGYTRSYLRHLDRCNEMLAPMLGTQHNLFYYEKLMADIRAAIEAGTFLAFRESFYAARGAVAPPL, encoded by the coding sequence ATGTCCCGATTGCAGTTCCAGCTCAAGACCCGTGATGGCCGCGCCCGCCGTGGCCGCCTGACCTTCCCGCGTGGCACGGTGGAAACGCCGGCCTTCATGCCGGTGGGGACCTATGGCTCGGTCAAGGGCATCCTGCCGGACCAGGTGCGTGCGCTGGGCGCCGAGATCATCCTCGGCAACACCTTCCACCTGTACCTGCGCCCGGGCCTGGACATCATCGCCGACCACGGCGGCCTGCACGGCTTCTGCCGCTGGGATGGCCCGATCCTGACCGACTCCGGCGGCTTCCAGGTGTTCTCGCTGGCCCACCGCCGCAAGATCACCGAGCAGGGCGTGACCTTCGCCTCGCCGACCGACGGCGCCCGGGTGTTCCTGGGCCCGGAGGAGAGCATGAAGATCCAGAAGGTGCTCGATTCGGACGTGGTGATGATCTTCGACGAGTGCACGCCGTACCCGGCCACCGAAGACGTCGCCCGCCGGTCGATGGAACTGAGTCTGCGCTGGGCCCAGCGCAGCCGCAACGCGCATGACGAGCTCGGCAATGACGCGGCCCTGTTCGGCATCGTCCAGGGCGGGGTGCACACCGATCTGCGCAGCCGTTCGGCCGAGGCCCTGCAGGGGATCGGCTTCGACGGCTATGCCATCGGCGGCCTGGCCGTGGGTGAGCCGGAAGACGAGCGCAACGCCATGCTCGACCATCTGGACCCCGAGCTGCCCGCCGACCGTCCGCGCTACCTGATGGGCGTGGGCCGCCCTGAGGACCTGGTCGAGGGTGTCGCACGTGGCGTGGACATGTTCGATTGCGTGATGCCGACCCGGAATGCGCGCAACGGCCACTACTTCACCTCGTTCGGCACCGTTCGCATCCGCAATTCACAGTATGCGCGGGACCTGGACCCGATCGAGCCGGGCTGTGGCTGCGTGGCCTGCGCCGGCGGCTATACCCGCTCGTACCTGCGCCATCTGGACCGTTGCAACGAGATGCTGGCGCCGATGCTGGGCACCCAGCACAACCTCTTCTACTACGAAAAACTGATGGCCGACATCCGCGCGGCCATCGAGGCGGGAACCTTCCTGGCCTTCCGCGAGTCCTTCTACGCAGCACGCGGGGCGGTAGCGCCGCCCCTGTAA
- the yajC gene encoding preprotein translocase subunit YajC → MNLLAFLIPAAHAQAAGGQPQGMGLTTLLFPIILIAIMYFLMIRPQMKRQKEHKSMLEKIKRGDEVLTNGGIAGKVTDIGDNFVTVEVAENVRIRVQKGAVGSVLPTGTLDSAK, encoded by the coding sequence ATGAACCTGCTTGCCTTCCTGATTCCCGCCGCCCACGCCCAGGCCGCTGGCGGCCAACCGCAGGGCATGGGCCTGACCACGCTGCTGTTCCCGATCATCCTGATCGCCATCATGTACTTCCTGATGATCCGCCCGCAGATGAAGCGGCAGAAGGAGCACAAGTCCATGCTGGAGAAGATCAAGCGCGGCGACGAAGTGCTGACCAACGGCGGCATCGCCGGCAAGGTCACCGATATCGGCGACAACTTCGTCACCGTCGAAGTGGCCGAGAACGTGCGCATCCGCGTGCAGAAGGGCGCTGTCGGCAGCGTGCTGCCGACCGGCACCCTGGATTCGGCCAAGTAA